The Arachis hypogaea cultivar Tifrunner chromosome 14, arahy.Tifrunner.gnm2.J5K5, whole genome shotgun sequence genome has a segment encoding these proteins:
- the LOC112743199 gene encoding uncharacterized protein: MEFKEAVREYCIQEGRRIWFKKNDNVRMRAVCKDASCGWLVYASNNTENNCWQIKTFMDNHTCARETKNRLANRKWLAYKLVKKLRKYPNLRHSEATQYFKTKCDLELNKSSLTRALGDARSVVYGDAAAQYGTVRDYGLTLLKSNPGSTVTVRVIPQPNPDDDPIFEKMYVCLEGCKKGFLASCRPLIGLDGAFLKTRHGGQILSAIGQDANNHIYVIAYAIVPVENTENWRWFLELLHQDLGDYKKNKLCFISDMQKLRRFFQMSITDSAFDICGRTSTSNRRISSLEGFSGIVQGVLAKMASLISSKRLKGIKDARAKPIITLLEEVRMYAMRLIARNKVKLNSNTGVLPPI; encoded by the exons ATGGAGTTCAAAGAGGCTGTGCGTGAATATTGCATACAAGAGGGTAGAAGGATTTGGTTTAAGAAGAACGATAACGTGAGGATGAGAGCTGTGTGTAAGGATGCGAGCTGTGGCTGGCTTGTGTATGCCTCTAACAATACTGAGAACAACTGCTGGCAGATCAAGACATTCATGGATAACCACACCTGTGCAAGAGAGACCAAAAATAGACTAGCTAATAGGAAGTGGCTAGCCTACAAATTGGTGAAGAAACTAAGAAAATATCCGAATCTGAGACACTCCGAGGCTACGCAATATTTTAAGACTAAATGTGATCTGGAACTAAACAAGTCTTCACTGACCAGGGCCTTAGGAGATGCTAGATCTGTTGTGTACGGTGATGCAGCTGCCCAATATGGCACGGTGAGAGATTATGGGCTGACACTGCTGAAGAGCAATCCAGGATCCACTGTCACAGTTAGGGTTATACCTCAGCCCAACCCTGATGATGATCCAATTTTCGAGAAGATGTATGTCTGTTTGGAGGGATGTAAAAAAGGATTTCTGGCTAGTTGCAGACCCCTCATAGGCTTGGATGGGGCTTTTCTAAAGACCCGGCATGGTGGTCAGATATTATCTGCAATTGGCCAAGACGCAAACAATCATATATATGTTATTGCCTATGCAATTGTCCCTGTTGAGAACACTGAAAACTGGAGATGGTTCTTGGAATTACTTCATCAAGACCTAGGGGATTATAAGAAGAACAAGCTCTGTTTTATCTCAGATATGCAGAAG TTAAGGAGGTTTTTCCAGATGTCCATCACAGATTCTGCGTTTGACATCTGTGGAAGAACTTCAACAAGCAATAGAAGGATCTCCAGCTTAGAGGGTTTCTCTGGGATTGTGCAAGGTGTACTAGCCAAGATGGCTTCCTTGATATCATCAAAAAGATTGAAAGG GATCAAAGATGCTAGAGCTAAGCCTATTATCACACTCTTGGAAGAAGTCAGAATGTATGCAATGAGGTTGATAGCTAGGAACAAGGTGAAGCTGAATTCGAACACTGGAGTTCTACCTCCTATATAG